The segment GTTTGTCCATTATGATAAGGCGTGAAGCGGCCGCATGGCAATACACGGTCATTTCTTTGAGGATGGTAGAGAGCTGATCCCAAAAACTGGCAAAATATTTCAGGTCTCCCCGGCGCTGAAGGCTTTACCGACGCCGGTCAAAACGACAGCCCGGATCTCGGAACTCTCGTCACAGCGGATCGCTGCATGCATCAGCTCCTTGCCGACGACAAGATTTAATCCGTTGAATGCTTCCGGGCGATTCAGGGTAATATAGGCTGCCCTTTTTTTCACTTCAAAAATAATGGTTTCGTAATTCATGTTGATGAAATCCCTTCTTATAGCTTTGGTTTTATGGAGGGAACATACACAGACAGTTATTTGCGTTCGCTTCTAATACTTCCTAACCCGGCAAAGCCGGAACCAAAAAGGTTAAAACGACCGTGTTCATGACAGCACAATATCCTTGGCAAGACAGCCGATTTTGTTTACGGTATGGTGACATACAACTTTGAGAGGTGTGCTGCCATGTCTCTTATTGAGCGATATGCCGACAAGATTCGAGGGGTCATTTCCTGCTATGACCGGATCGTCATCCAAG is part of the Deltaproteobacteria bacterium genome and harbors:
- a CDS encoding enoyl-CoA hydratase-related protein, translated to MNYETIIFEVKKRAAYITLNRPEAFNGLNLVVGKELMHAAIRCDESSEIRAVVLTGVGKAFSAGET